Proteins encoded together in one Camelus dromedarius isolate mCamDro1 chromosome 11, mCamDro1.pat, whole genome shotgun sequence window:
- the LOC105094592 gene encoding keratin, type II cytoskeletal 5, which produces MTQRSSITIKSGGTRNFSASSASLLPGCHTNFSSVSMSQGRKSFGGGFGGGFGTRSLHSLGGSKRISIGGSYRSGRASFGGAGYGLGLGGIGYRVGGASSGFGFGGGMMSGAGGIQEVTVNQSLLTPLHLEIDPSLQRVRKEEREQIKTLNNKFASFIDKVRFLEQQNKVLETKWSLLQEHKTTRANIEPMFEAYISNLRRQLDSLGGERLRLETELKSMQDVVEDFKIKYEEEINRRTAVENEFVVLKKDVDAAYMSKVELEAKVEALMDEINFLRAFYDAELAQLQAQISETNVVLSMDNNRKLDLDSIIAEVKAQYEDIANRSRAEAESWYQIKYEELQRSAGRHGDDLRSTKMEISELNRVMQRLRSEIDNVKKQCAVLQASIADAEQRGELALKDAKHKLAELEEALQKAKQDMARQLREYQELMNVKLALDIEIATYRKLLEGEECRLTGEGVGTVNISVVSSSGGSGYSGGGGLCMTGGSYGSGLSYGGSGGSFSSTSGRGMSGSSSSMRIISKTSSTKSYRS; this is translated from the exons ATGACTCAACGATCCTCCATCACCATCAAGTCAGGGGGCACTCGGAACTTCAGTGCTTCCTCAGCTAGCCTCCTTCCAGGCTGCCACACCAATTTCAGCTCTGTCTCCATGTCCCAGGGCAGGAAGAGCTTTGGGGGTGGCTTTGGAGGTGGTTTTGGGACCAGGAGCCTCCATAGCCTTGGGGGTAGTAAGAGGATCTCCATCGGTGGGAGCTACCGCTCTGGCCGGGCCAGCTTCGGAGGTGCTGGCTACGGGCTGGGTCTTGGGGGCATAGGGTACAGGGTAGGGGGAGCCAGCAGTGGCTTTGGATTTGGAGGTGGGATGATGTCTGGCGCTGGAGGCATCCAGGAGGTCACTGTCAACCAGAGCCTCCTGACCCCCCTTCACCTGGAGATCGATCCGTCCCTCCAGCGGGTGCGGAAGGAGGAGCGCGAGCAGATCAAGACCCTCAACAACAAGTTCGCCTCCTTCATCGACAAG GTGCGGTTCCTGGAACAGCAGAACAAGGTCCTGGAGACCAAATGGAGCCTGTTGCAGGAACATAAGACCACCAGGGCCAACATCGAGCCCATGTTTGAAGCCTACATCAGCAACCTGAGGCGGCAGCTGGACAGCCTGGGTGGAGAGCGCTTGAGGCTGGAGACGGAGCTGAAGAGCATGCAGGACGTGGTGGAGGACTTCAAGATCAA GTACGAAGAAGAAATCAACAGGCGCACAGCGGTGGAGAATGAGTTTGTGGTGCTCAAGAAG GACGTGGATGCCGCCTACATGAGCAAGGTGGAGCTGGAGGCCAAGGTGGAAGCCTTGATGGATGAGATCAACTTTCTGAGGGCGTTCTACGATGCG GAGCTGGCTCAACTTCAGGCCCAGATCTCTGAAACCAATGTGGTCCTGTCCATGGACAACAACCGCAAGCTGGACCTGGACAGCATCATCGCTGAGGTCAAGGCCCAGTATGAGGACATCGCCAACCGCAGCCGGGCCGAGGCTGAGTCCTGGTACCAGATCAAG TACGAGGAGCTGCAGCGGTCCGCCGGCCGGCACGGGGACGACCTCCGCTCCACCAAGATGGAGATCTCCGAGCTGAACCGGGTGATGCAGAGGCTGCGCTCTGAGATTGACAACGTGAAGAAGCAG TGTGCCGTGCTCCAGGCCTCCATCGCCGATGCAGAGCAGCGTGGGGAGCTGGCCCTCAAGGACGCCAAGCACAAGCTGGCCGAGCTGGAGGAGGCCCTGCAGAAGGCCAAGCAGGACATGGCGCGGCAGCTGCGCGAGTACCAGGAGCTGATGAACGTCAAGCTGGCGCTGGACATCGAGATCGCCACCTACCGCAAGCTGCTGGAGGGCGAGGAGTGCCG ACTCACTGGAGAAGGTGTCGGAACCGTGAATATCT CCGTGGTCTCCTCCTCCGGGGGCTCAGGCTACAGCGGGGGCGGCGGCCTCTGCATGACTGGGGGCAGCTACGGCAGTGGCCTCAGCTATGGGGGCAGCGGCGGCAGCTTCAGCTCCACCAGCGGCCGCGGCATGAGCGGCAGCAGCTCCAGCATGCGCATCATCTCCAAGACCTCGTCCACCAAGAGTTACAGGAGCTAA